One segment of Pleomorphomonas sp. PLEO DNA contains the following:
- a CDS encoding tetratricopeptide repeat protein, whose protein sequence is MLLSIRRSTLLALLLPLSFAAAGCANNQPVLTTRGDVSVTGSVDRMTDAQIASAASAWGQRYNADPKSRANILNYAAALRLSGRTDQAVAVLEKGMVASQNDPEMSAAYGKALAANGNFDQALRVIRQTQRPDQPDWKLYSAEGAILDQQGNPAEARSAYQKALQIAPGEASIYNNLALSYLLAGDITNAEKTLRQAIALPGATSRIRQNLALALGLQGKFKEADAVARQELDPVQAEANVAYLKSMLSQTNTWKEARKQG, encoded by the coding sequence ATGTTGCTTTCCATCCGACGTTCCACGCTTCTCGCCTTGCTGCTGCCGCTGTCGTTCGCCGCCGCAGGATGCGCGAACAATCAGCCGGTGCTCACCACCCGTGGCGACGTCTCGGTAACAGGCTCGGTCGACCGGATGACCGATGCACAGATTGCGTCCGCCGCGTCGGCATGGGGCCAGCGCTACAACGCCGACCCCAAGAGTCGAGCCAATATCCTGAATTACGCTGCCGCCCTCCGCCTGAGCGGCCGCACCGATCAGGCGGTGGCCGTCCTTGAAAAGGGCATGGTCGCCTCTCAGAACGATCCCGAAATGAGCGCGGCCTACGGCAAGGCGCTGGCGGCCAACGGCAACTTCGACCAGGCGCTCAGAGTCATCCGTCAGACTCAACGGCCGGACCAACCAGACTGGAAACTCTACTCGGCCGAAGGCGCCATCCTCGATCAACAGGGCAATCCCGCCGAGGCGCGCAGCGCCTACCAGAAAGCGCTGCAAATCGCCCCCGGCGAGGCGTCGATCTATAACAACCTCGCCCTATCCTATCTCTTGGCCGGCGACATCACCAACGCCGAGAAGACGCTGCGGCAAGCGATCGCACTCCCAGGTGCCACCAGTCGTATCCGCCAAAATCTGGCGCTGGCTCTCGGACTGCAAGGCAAGTTCAAAGAGGCCGACGCCGTCGCCCGGCAGGAACTCGATCCGGTGCAGGCAGAGGCCAACGTCGCCTATCTCAAGTCGATGCTGAGCCAAACCAATACCTGGAAGGAAGCTCGCAAACAGGGCTGA
- the ilvD gene encoding dihydroxy-acid dehydratase, which produces MPAYRSRTSTHGRNMAGARGLWRATGVKESDFGKPIIAVVNSFTQFVPGHVHLKDLGQLVAREIEKSGGLAKEFNTIAVDDGIAMGHDGMLYSLPSRDLIADSVEYMVNAHCADAMVCISNCDKITPGMLLAALRLNIPAVFVSGGPMEAGKVLLSTGVTKSVDLIDAMVAAADEKVSDADVRSYERSACPTCGSCSGMFTANSMNCLTEALGLSLPGNGSMLATHADRKALFLKAGQLIVDLCKRYYEGNDGSVLPRSIASFAAFENAMTLDISMGGSTNTVLHLLAAAQEAGVDFTMADIDRLSRRVPCLSKVAPAVADIHMEDVHRAGGIFGLLGELDRGGLLNTDLPTVHAPTLKAAITEWDIVQSNSIAVRTFFAAAPGGVPSLEAFSQDRRWDELDVDRKKGVIRSVEHAYSKDGGLAVLFGNIAQDGCIVKTAGVDDSVLVFEGEVKIYESQEGAVKGILGGDVKAGDVVVIRYEGPKGGPGMQEMLYPTSYLKSKGLGKSCALLTDGRFSGGTSGLSIGHASPEAAEGGAIGLVEAGDRIRIDIPKRTIDLLVSDDVLASRRAVMEAKGKAAWKPEAPRSRKVSAALRAYAAMATSAAKGAVRDVSQIEH; this is translated from the coding sequence ATGCCCGCTTATCGTTCCCGCACCTCCACTCACGGCCGCAACATGGCCGGTGCCCGCGGCCTGTGGCGCGCCACCGGCGTCAAGGAAAGCGATTTCGGCAAGCCGATCATCGCCGTGGTCAACTCCTTCACCCAGTTCGTGCCGGGCCACGTGCACCTCAAAGACCTCGGCCAGTTGGTCGCCCGCGAAATCGAGAAGTCGGGTGGTCTTGCCAAGGAATTCAATACCATCGCCGTCGACGACGGCATCGCCATGGGGCACGACGGCATGCTCTATTCGCTGCCGTCGCGCGATCTCATCGCCGACAGTGTCGAGTATATGGTCAACGCCCATTGCGCCGATGCCATGGTCTGCATCTCCAACTGCGACAAGATCACCCCCGGCATGCTGCTGGCGGCACTGCGTCTCAACATCCCCGCCGTTTTCGTGTCCGGCGGCCCGATGGAAGCGGGCAAAGTGTTGCTGTCGACGGGCGTCACCAAGTCGGTCGATCTGATCGATGCCATGGTGGCCGCTGCCGACGAGAAAGTGTCGGATGCCGATGTTCGCTCCTACGAGCGGTCGGCCTGCCCGACCTGCGGCTCCTGCTCGGGCATGTTCACTGCCAACTCGATGAACTGCCTTACCGAGGCGCTCGGCCTCAGCCTGCCGGGTAATGGCTCGATGCTGGCGACGCACGCCGACCGCAAGGCGCTGTTCCTGAAAGCCGGTCAGCTGATCGTCGATCTCTGCAAGCGCTATTACGAAGGTAACGACGGGAGTGTGCTGCCACGCTCGATCGCTTCCTTCGCGGCCTTCGAAAATGCCATGACGCTCGACATCTCCATGGGTGGCTCGACCAACACTGTCCTGCACCTGCTGGCCGCCGCTCAAGAAGCCGGTGTCGATTTCACCATGGCCGACATCGACCGCCTCAGCCGCCGCGTGCCCTGCCTTTCCAAGGTGGCGCCGGCTGTCGCCGACATCCACATGGAAGACGTGCACCGGGCCGGCGGTATCTTCGGACTGCTCGGCGAGCTGGACCGTGGTGGTCTTCTCAACACCGATCTGCCCACCGTGCATGCGCCGACGCTCAAGGCGGCGATCACCGAGTGGGACATCGTGCAGTCCAACTCGATCGCCGTCCGCACCTTCTTCGCGGCGGCTCCCGGCGGCGTCCCTTCGCTCGAGGCTTTCAGCCAGGATCGGCGATGGGATGAACTCGATGTCGACCGCAAGAAGGGCGTGATCCGCTCGGTGGAGCACGCCTACTCCAAGGACGGCGGCCTCGCCGTGCTGTTCGGGAATATCGCGCAGGACGGTTGCATCGTAAAGACGGCCGGCGTCGACGACTCCGTCCTCGTCTTCGAGGGCGAGGTGAAGATCTACGAGAGCCAGGAAGGCGCAGTGAAGGGCATTCTTGGCGGCGACGTCAAGGCCGGCGACGTGGTGGTGATCCGCTACGAAGGTCCCAAAGGCGGCCCCGGCATGCAGGAAATGCTCTACCCGACGAGTTATCTGAAGTCCAAGGGCCTCGGCAAGTCCTGCGCGCTGTTGACCGATGGTCGTTTTTCCGGCGGAACATCGGGCCTTTCGATTGGTCATGCCTCGCCGGAAGCCGCCGAGGGTGGCGCCATCGGCCTCGTCGAAGCGGGCGATCGTATCCGTATCGACATTCCCAAGCGCACCATCGACCTCCTGGTCTCCGATGACGTTCTGGCGTCTCGCCGTGCCGTCATGGAAGCCAAAGGCAAGGCCGCCTGGAAGCCTGAAGCCCCGCGTTCACGCAAGGTGTCGGCGGCATTGCGGGCCTACGCTGCCATGGCCACCTCAGCCGCCAAGGGTGCCGTGCGCGACGTGAGCCAGATCGAACACTGA
- a CDS encoding ThuA domain-containing protein — MTIRATVFGENVHEQTSQVVRDLYPNGMHSTIADALNADPAIKASWVTLQMAEHGLTTEKLAATDVLVWWGHAAHGEVKDEIVERVAKRVWEGMGLLVLHSGHFSKIFKRLMGTPCALKWREAGERERLWVINRNHPIAAGLPEKIELDMEEMYGEPFSVPEPDETVFISWFQGGEVFRSGLCYKRGAGKIFYFRPGHEAYPTYHDENVLTVLRNAVKWAYNPGPAWTAVTDAPNVPVDKALEPIEARGLTIHAKGAPGLR; from the coding sequence ATGACCATACGCGCCACCGTCTTTGGCGAAAACGTTCATGAGCAGACCAGCCAAGTCGTTCGTGACCTCTACCCTAACGGTATGCATTCCACCATCGCCGATGCCCTCAACGCCGATCCCGCCATCAAGGCGAGCTGGGTGACGCTGCAGATGGCAGAGCATGGCTTGACGACCGAAAAGCTCGCCGCGACCGACGTTCTCGTCTGGTGGGGGCACGCCGCCCACGGCGAAGTCAAAGACGAGATCGTCGAGCGCGTCGCCAAGCGCGTCTGGGAGGGCATGGGCCTCCTCGTTCTCCACTCCGGCCATTTCTCAAAGATCTTCAAGCGGTTGATGGGGACCCCCTGCGCGCTCAAATGGCGCGAGGCGGGCGAGCGCGAACGTCTCTGGGTGATCAACCGCAACCACCCGATCGCCGCCGGGCTGCCCGAGAAGATCGAACTCGACATGGAAGAGATGTACGGCGAGCCTTTCTCGGTCCCCGAGCCGGATGAAACCGTGTTCATCTCCTGGTTCCAGGGCGGCGAAGTATTTCGCTCCGGTCTCTGCTACAAGCGCGGCGCTGGCAAGATCTTCTACTTCCGCCCTGGCCATGAGGCCTATCCCACCTATCACGACGAAAATGTTCTGACCGTGCTGCGCAACGCTGTGAAATGGGCCTACAACCCCGGCCCAGCCTGGACGGCGGTTACCGATGCGCCGAACGTGCCGGTCGACAAGGCGCTGGAACCGATCGAAGCGCGTGGCTTGACCATCCACGCCAAGGGTGCTCCCGGCCTTCGCTGA
- a CDS encoding protoglobin domain-containing protein, with protein sequence MSAVSNLVSDMRQRLGFHAVDDSVTTTLREHRPYISSILAEGIDAFYRHVSQFPETKRFFRSADHMAHAKAAQIKHWEHVLEARFDETYFQSVYKIGETHYRIGLSPTWYIGGYDFLLTALIGRINKDYSGGLFKGGQDETRLKLLQALSKAVMVDMDFAISVYIDAERAARHSLIDRVTQEFESSVGAIADKVLASAKDMATLTHALDQATDRAAERAQSVTHGAETASANVATVAAATEELTGSVAEITRQVAESSRVAAEAAADALRTSRQIKELSEAAKKIGDVVDLIDNIASQTNLLALNATIEAARAGEAGKGFAVVAAEVKQLADQTAKATSTIADQINGIQASTEQSVAAINAISGVIGRLSDIASVIAASVEEQGTATLDISRSLNLASTSTAEVTEHIDGVSKANAAAVAATERMKTGTAELDDSCARLRSEIKGFLTKVRAA encoded by the coding sequence ATGTCCGCTGTCTCGAATCTTGTCTCTGACATGCGTCAGCGTCTCGGCTTTCACGCTGTCGACGACAGCGTCACCACCACACTTCGCGAACATCGCCCTTATATTTCCAGTATTCTTGCCGAGGGTATCGACGCCTTCTATCGGCATGTCTCCCAATTCCCCGAAACCAAGCGCTTTTTCCGTTCGGCCGATCACATGGCCCATGCCAAAGCGGCGCAAATCAAGCATTGGGAACATGTGCTGGAGGCTCGCTTCGACGAGACCTATTTCCAGTCCGTGTACAAGATCGGCGAGACGCACTACCGGATCGGTCTGTCGCCGACCTGGTATATCGGTGGCTACGATTTTCTGCTGACAGCGCTGATCGGTCGCATCAACAAGGATTATTCCGGCGGCTTGTTCAAAGGCGGCCAAGATGAAACGCGGCTCAAGCTACTGCAGGCCCTCAGCAAGGCGGTGATGGTCGACATGGATTTCGCCATTTCGGTCTACATCGACGCCGAACGCGCGGCGCGCCATAGCCTGATCGATCGCGTCACCCAGGAATTTGAGTCATCGGTCGGCGCCATCGCCGACAAGGTCCTGGCCTCCGCCAAGGATATGGCGACGCTGACGCACGCCCTCGATCAGGCGACCGACCGCGCCGCCGAGCGGGCGCAAAGCGTGACACATGGCGCCGAAACGGCCTCCGCCAACGTCGCCACCGTTGCCGCCGCCACCGAGGAGCTGACCGGCTCCGTTGCCGAAATTACCCGACAAGTCGCGGAATCGAGCCGCGTCGCCGCCGAAGCGGCCGCTGACGCCCTCCGCACCTCGAGGCAGATCAAGGAACTCTCCGAAGCTGCCAAGAAGATTGGCGATGTCGTCGACCTCATCGACAACATCGCTTCTCAGACCAACCTCCTTGCACTCAATGCCACCATCGAGGCGGCACGGGCCGGCGAGGCCGGCAAGGGCTTCGCGGTGGTGGCCGCAGAGGTCAAGCAGCTGGCCGACCAGACCGCCAAGGCGACTTCGACCATCGCCGACCAGATCAACGGCATTCAGGCTTCGACCGAGCAGTCGGTGGCGGCGATCAACGCCATCTCCGGCGTGATCGGCCGCCTGAGCGATATCGCCAGTGTCATCGCCGCCTCCGTGGAAGAGCAGGGCACGGCCACACTCGATATTTCACGCAGCCTCAACTTGGCATCGACCAGTACCGCCGAGGTGACCGAACATATCGACGGCGTGTCCAAGGCCAATGCGGCGGCCGTCGCTGCTACCGAACGCATGAAAACCGGCACCGCCGAACTCGACGACAGCTGCGCCCGCCTTCGCTCCGAGATCAAGGGCTTTCTGACGAAAGTGCGCGCAGCCTAA
- the pta gene encoding phosphate acetyltransferase — MTPKPSYRTFFLAPTSSQQGISSVALGLVRAFQREGYDVGFAKPVADPEAYPDGLDRSVHFARTLLGLNTPDPIPAERAEEMIRTGNLFTLLEEIVELVEEARGGRSMVIVEGLLPSTTHPLTIDLDIAMGRSLSAEIIPVVPGLDATVKSIVGDLADAHHRFLAEGRPFAGLIVGRARGGDGKAEEFAQALEAAKIGVPVLAVTSDEPALNAPRLIDVASDLGFGILRPGDIKKARVGEIVIGARGPDKVVKALKAGTLVVTPGDRSDIIITTTLARSSGLPIAGLLLTCDEPMAPSMAEFLAPRFGDLPVLTTELQTYDVAVRLNSMDRRVRHEDSERMEKLLEHVADHINLAPLAPATARSNGGLMTPPMFRHRMIQEARAANRRIVLPEGDEPRTIKAAVICTEKRIARCVLVGDPKAIKDVADSHGIDLPPELEILDPAKVRGSYVAPMVELRKSKGLTPPQAEAQLEDNVVLATMMLALGHVDGLVSGAVHTTASTVRPALQLIKTAPGNSIVSSVFFMLMPDQVLVYGDCAINPDPSADELAEIACQSADSARSFGIDPRIAMISYSTGTSGTGSDVDKVRAATLKVMELRPDLLVDGPIQYDAASVESVGKQKAPGSPLAGHANVFIFPDLNTGNTTYKAVQRSANVVSVGPMLQGLRKPVNDLSRGALVDDIVYTIALTAIQVGQSHQPAQAVAAE; from the coding sequence ATGACTCCGAAACCCTCTTACCGCACGTTCTTCCTGGCGCCGACCTCCAGCCAACAGGGCATTTCCTCTGTGGCGCTCGGCCTCGTCCGCGCCTTCCAGCGTGAAGGCTACGACGTCGGCTTTGCCAAGCCGGTGGCCGATCCCGAGGCCTATCCTGACGGGCTCGACCGGTCGGTGCATTTCGCCCGTACGCTGCTCGGCCTCAATACGCCCGATCCGATCCCCGCCGAGCGCGCTGAGGAGATGATCCGCACCGGCAATCTCTTCACCCTGCTCGAGGAGATCGTCGAGCTGGTCGAAGAGGCACGCGGTGGTCGCTCCATGGTGATCGTCGAAGGTCTGCTGCCGTCGACGACGCATCCGCTGACCATCGATCTCGATATCGCCATGGGCCGGTCGCTATCGGCTGAGATCATTCCGGTGGTTCCCGGTCTCGATGCCACTGTGAAGTCGATCGTCGGCGATCTCGCCGACGCTCATCACCGGTTCCTCGCCGAGGGTCGTCCCTTTGCCGGTCTGATCGTTGGCCGCGCCCGCGGTGGCGACGGCAAAGCGGAGGAATTCGCCCAGGCGCTCGAGGCGGCGAAGATTGGCGTGCCGGTGCTCGCCGTCACCTCCGACGAGCCGGCGCTCAATGCACCGCGCCTCATCGACGTCGCCTCTGATCTTGGCTTCGGCATCCTTCGTCCGGGCGACATCAAGAAAGCGCGTGTCGGTGAGATCGTCATCGGCGCCCGCGGCCCGGACAAGGTGGTGAAGGCGCTGAAGGCCGGCACGCTGGTGGTCACCCCCGGCGACCGGTCCGATATCATCATCACCACGACGCTGGCTCGCTCTTCCGGTCTGCCGATTGCCGGCCTGCTTCTCACCTGCGACGAGCCAATGGCTCCCTCGATGGCCGAGTTCCTAGCGCCGCGCTTTGGCGACCTGCCAGTGCTGACCACCGAACTCCAGACTTACGACGTCGCTGTCCGCCTCAACTCGATGGACCGCCGTGTCCGCCACGAGGATTCCGAGCGGATGGAGAAGCTGCTCGAGCATGTGGCCGATCACATCAACCTTGCTCCGCTCGCCCCGGCGACGGCGCGTTCCAACGGCGGTCTGATGACGCCGCCGATGTTCCGCCACCGGATGATCCAGGAGGCGCGCGCGGCAAACCGTCGTATCGTGCTGCCGGAGGGCGACGAGCCGCGCACCATCAAGGCCGCCGTCATCTGCACCGAGAAGCGCATTGCTCGCTGCGTGCTGGTCGGTGACCCCAAGGCGATCAAGGATGTCGCCGACAGCCACGGCATCGATCTGCCGCCCGAGCTGGAAATCCTCGATCCGGCCAAGGTGCGCGGCAGCTACGTGGCGCCGATGGTCGAACTTCGCAAGTCGAAGGGGCTGACCCCGCCGCAGGCGGAAGCCCAGCTTGAGGACAACGTGGTGCTTGCCACCATGATGCTGGCCTTGGGCCACGTGGATGGCCTCGTGTCCGGTGCCGTGCATACCACCGCCTCGACGGTGCGCCCGGCGCTACAGCTCATCAAGACCGCTCCGGGCAACTCCATCGTCTCAAGCGTGTTCTTCATGTTGATGCCCGATCAGGTGCTGGTCTATGGCGACTGCGCCATTAACCCGGACCCGTCGGCGGACGAACTGGCCGAAATCGCCTGCCAGTCGGCCGACAGCGCTCGCTCCTTCGGCATCGATCCGCGCATTGCCATGATCTCCTACTCGACCGGGACCTCTGGCACGGGTAGCGATGTCGACAAGGTGCGCGCGGCAACGCTCAAGGTGATGGAACTTCGCCCCGACCTTCTGGTCGACGGCCCGATCCAGTATGACGCGGCTTCCGTTGAAAGCGTCGGCAAGCAGAAGGCGCCGGGCTCGCCGCTTGCCGGACATGCCAACGTCTTCATCTTCCCCGATCTCAACACCGGCAACACCACCTACAAGGCGGTGCAGCGCTCGGCCAATGTCGTTTCGGTCGGTCCCATGCTGCAGGGCCTTCGTAAGCCGGTGAACGATCTGTCGCGCGGCGCGCTGGTCGACGACATCGTCTATACCATCGCGCTGACCGCCATCCAGGTTGGCCAGAGCCACCAGCCGGCGCAAGCGGTCGCTGCCGAGTAA
- a CDS encoding M17 family metallopeptidase: protein MLSVFAAADEVAIPVHAVTVEGLESKLTELGAAAWAKANAFSADEGTVLLLPNAEGEVATVLFGLGREGSNRPPLLAGKLATALPAGTYRLEGWPGGFGEAALAFALGAYRFERYLKPKTNTPRLVLPEGEEGAEAERIAAAVFMVRDLVNTPANDLGPAELAAAARELATAHGAVFEEYIGEDLLAREFPLIEAVGRGSPRQARLITFTWGRVDAPKVSLVGKGVVFDTGGLDIKGGSYMLLMKKDMGGAANVLGLARLIMEADLDLRLRVVLPIVENAVSGTSFRPGDVFPSRKGLTVQIGDTDAEGRLILADALAFADDEAPDLLVDLATLTGAARVALGPDIPPFYTRDDAFAADLSAASLAAGDPLWRLPLWAPYEEGLKSKIADLNNVAPGGFAGSITAALFLGRFVDKAKTWMHGDIFAWVPAARPGQPEGGEAQAIRALYRYLKDRFGRA from the coding sequence TTGCTGTCCGTTTTCGCCGCTGCCGATGAAGTTGCCATTCCCGTCCATGCCGTCACGGTCGAGGGGCTGGAATCCAAGCTCACTGAGCTTGGCGCTGCCGCTTGGGCGAAGGCCAACGCCTTCTCCGCCGACGAGGGGACAGTTCTGTTGTTGCCCAACGCCGAGGGCGAGGTAGCGACGGTGCTGTTCGGCCTTGGTCGCGAGGGGAGCAACCGACCGCCACTGCTTGCCGGCAAACTGGCCACCGCGTTGCCTGCTGGTACCTATCGTCTCGAAGGCTGGCCGGGAGGCTTCGGCGAGGCAGCGCTTGCCTTCGCGCTCGGTGCCTATCGCTTCGAGCGTTATCTGAAGCCCAAGACCAACACGCCTCGTCTTGTCCTGCCGGAGGGCGAGGAAGGCGCCGAGGCCGAGCGGATCGCCGCTGCCGTCTTCATGGTGCGAGATCTCGTCAATACGCCGGCTAATGATCTTGGCCCCGCCGAACTAGCCGCTGCCGCTCGCGAACTGGCGACGGCCCACGGCGCGGTATTTGAGGAATATATCGGTGAGGATCTGCTTGCCCGCGAGTTTCCTCTCATCGAGGCCGTGGGGCGCGGTTCACCTCGGCAGGCGCGCCTGATTACCTTCACCTGGGGACGGGTCGACGCGCCAAAGGTGTCGCTGGTCGGCAAGGGGGTGGTTTTCGATACCGGCGGCCTCGACATCAAGGGCGGCAGCTACATGCTGCTGATGAAGAAGGATATGGGCGGCGCGGCCAACGTGCTCGGTCTGGCCCGCCTGATCATGGAAGCTGACCTCGACTTGCGTCTACGCGTCGTGTTGCCGATTGTCGAGAATGCCGTGTCCGGCACCAGCTTCCGGCCAGGCGACGTCTTCCCATCGCGCAAGGGCCTCACCGTTCAGATTGGCGATACCGACGCCGAAGGCCGCCTGATCCTGGCCGACGCGCTGGCCTTTGCCGATGATGAGGCTCCGGACCTCCTCGTCGATCTCGCCACGCTCACCGGTGCCGCCCGCGTCGCACTGGGGCCGGATATTCCACCCTTCTACACCCGCGATGACGCCTTCGCCGCCGATCTGTCGGCGGCCAGCCTCGCCGCTGGCGACCCGCTCTGGCGACTACCTTTGTGGGCTCCCTATGAGGAAGGACTGAAGTCAAAGATCGCCGACCTCAACAACGTGGCGCCCGGTGGCTTTGCCGGCTCAATCACCGCCGCCCTTTTCCTTGGCCGTTTCGTCGACAAGGCGAAGACCTGGATGCACGGCGACATCTTTGCCTGGGTGCCGGCGGCGCGGCCCGGCCAACCGGAGGGCGGTGAGGCGCAAGCTATCCGTGCCCTTTATCGCTATCTGAAGGATCGCTTCGGCCGCGCCTGA
- a CDS encoding acetate/propionate family kinase: MADVDILPLILVINSGSSSLKFAIYPVGERQPLASGLAERLGQSDASIRFDVDGAKNKAALASTDHQGAVDALMAFLKERGWFERVAAVGHRVVNGGERFTESRILTDDAMIEEIGTCPFAPLHNPAHAVGMRAAVHAFPTLTQVAVFDTAFHQTMKPEAFLYALPRKYYRDLGVRRYGAHGTSHRYVSGETIRLLGLDPNDSGVVVCHLGNGSSATAVLNGKCVDTSMGLTPLEGLVMGTRTGDVDYGALAYIAKKTGLDVDGLEKMVNRESGLLGLSELSNDCRTLTEAAQAGNHQAEETLDVFVFRLCRYIGALTAALPRLDAVAFTGGIGENSAYIRAKTLKRLSALGLDLDEEANATIFGGKSGIVSRSKKPVAIVVPTDEERVIAEDTALLAGLMPAKA; this comes from the coding sequence ATCGCTGATGTCGACATCCTCCCCCTGATCCTGGTCATCAACAGCGGCTCCTCGTCGCTGAAGTTCGCCATCTACCCGGTCGGCGAACGCCAGCCGCTGGCCTCGGGTCTTGCCGAGCGTCTCGGCCAGAGCGATGCCTCGATCCGTTTCGACGTCGACGGCGCCAAGAACAAGGCGGCGCTGGCTTCCACCGACCACCAGGGCGCGGTCGATGCGCTGATGGCCTTCCTCAAGGAGCGCGGCTGGTTTGAGCGCGTGGCGGCGGTCGGCCACCGCGTGGTCAACGGCGGCGAGCGCTTCACCGAAAGCCGCATCCTGACCGACGATGCCATGATTGAGGAAATCGGCACCTGTCCCTTTGCCCCGCTGCATAACCCGGCGCACGCCGTCGGTATGCGCGCTGCCGTCCACGCCTTCCCGACGCTGACGCAGGTGGCGGTGTTCGACACTGCCTTCCACCAGACGATGAAGCCGGAGGCCTTCCTCTACGCTCTGCCGCGCAAGTACTACCGCGACCTCGGCGTCCGCCGCTACGGCGCCCATGGTACCTCGCACCGCTATGTTTCCGGCGAGACCATCCGTCTGCTCGGCCTCGATCCGAACGATAGCGGCGTCGTCGTCTGCCACCTTGGCAACGGCTCGTCTGCCACCGCCGTCTTGAACGGCAAGTGCGTCGATACCTCGATGGGCCTCACCCCGCTTGAGGGCCTGGTCATGGGCACCCGCACGGGCGACGTCGACTATGGCGCGCTTGCCTACATCGCCAAGAAGACGGGTCTCGATGTCGACGGACTTGAGAAGATGGTCAATCGCGAGAGCGGCCTTCTCGGCCTGTCGGAACTCTCCAACGACTGCCGCACACTGACCGAGGCGGCCCAGGCTGGCAACCATCAGGCCGAGGAGACGCTCGACGTCTTCGTCTTCCGTCTCTGCCGCTATATCGGCGCCCTGACGGCCGCCTTGCCGCGCCTTGACGCCGTCGCCTTCACCGGTGGCATCGGCGAAAACTCCGCCTATATCCGGGCCAAGACGCTGAAGCGCCTGTCGGCTCTCGGCCTCGATCTCGACGAAGAAGCCAATGCCACCATCTTCGGCGGCAAGAGCGGCATCGTCTCGCGGTCGAAGAAGCCAGTGGCCATCGTCGTACCGACCGATGAAGAGCGTGTAATCGCCGAGGACACAGCCCTCCTCGCCGGTCTTATGCCTGCCAAAGCCTGA
- a CDS encoding Gfo/Idh/MocA family protein, with protein sequence MRLIIVGTGSMARHHAKHFAQIRGVKIVGCVDIFPEFATAFAKEFNIPRTFPTVEDAIVWGKFDSASNVTTDLAHYPTTMALLTAGKHVLCEKPLATNYAHALEMTEAAEKAGLVGMVNLSYRNVPEIHKMHQMVTSGVIGDVKHVEASYLQSWLTGTHWGDWRTESRWLWRLSENHGSKGVIGDVGIHILDFASFGAGTDVTRLFGRLKTFHKAPDDKIGEYTLDANDSFAGTLEFDNGAIGVIHASRFATGYANTLRVRVFGDKGGLEIQNGSDGTWLRVCKGTKDINSQTWRPVTAKPVPMNYKRFVDAVKAGKTMEPSFRRAAELQRILDASFETERLRGELAVAG encoded by the coding sequence ATGCGCCTCATCATTGTCGGCACCGGCAGTATGGCCCGCCATCATGCCAAGCATTTCGCCCAGATCCGCGGCGTCAAAATCGTCGGCTGCGTCGACATTTTCCCGGAATTTGCCACCGCCTTCGCCAAGGAATTCAACATTCCCCGGACGTTCCCCACGGTGGAGGATGCCATCGTCTGGGGCAAGTTCGATTCGGCGTCGAACGTCACCACCGACCTTGCACACTACCCGACCACGATGGCTCTGCTCACCGCTGGCAAGCATGTGCTTTGCGAAAAGCCATTGGCCACCAACTACGCCCATGCGCTGGAGATGACCGAGGCCGCCGAAAAAGCTGGCCTCGTCGGTATGGTGAACCTCAGTTATCGCAACGTTCCTGAGATCCACAAGATGCACCAGATGGTCACCTCTGGTGTCATCGGCGACGTCAAGCATGTGGAAGCGAGCTATCTTCAGAGCTGGTTGACCGGCACGCATTGGGGCGACTGGCGAACCGAGAGCCGCTGGCTGTGGCGCCTGTCGGAAAATCATGGCTCGAAGGGTGTCATCGGCGACGTCGGCATTCACATTCTCGACTTCGCCTCCTTCGGCGCCGGCACCGACGTGACGCGACTGTTCGGCCGCCTCAAGACCTTCCATAAGGCACCTGACGACAAGATCGGCGAATACACGCTCGACGCCAATGACAGCTTCGCCGGGACGTTGGAATTCGACAACGGCGCCATCGGTGTCATCCACGCGTCACGCTTCGCCACCGGTTACGCCAATACGCTGCGCGTCCGCGTCTTCGGCGACAAGGGCGGGCTCGAGATCCAGAATGGCTCCGACGGCACATGGCTGCGCGTCTGCAAGGGCACCAAGGACATCAACAGCCAGACCTGGCGTCCGGTCACGGCCAAACCGGTGCCGATGAACTACAAGCGCTTCGTCGACGCGGTGAAGGCTGGCAAGACCATGGAGCCGAGCTTCCGTCGGGCTGCCGAACTGCAGCGCATCCTCGATGCCTCCTTTGAAACGGAGAGGCTCAGAGGGGAGCTGGCCGTCGCCGGCTGA